In Bradyrhizobium erythrophlei, a single genomic region encodes these proteins:
- a CDS encoding GNAT family N-acetyltransferase yields the protein MSETRSYPRRVKTEAGEIEFRLMSRTDEAAVLAFAKALPTHDLLFLPRNISQPKVLSAWISEIEAGDITSLLALKGGAVVGCGTLVKDSRSWSPHVGEIRMVVSLDVRGMGVGRALSQETFALALGSGLEKLSVQMTVDQRAAIALFESLGFKAEALLRDHVRDVDGRKHDIVVLGHNVAQVRAQMEAYGLPGAVTPSG from the coding sequence ATGAGCGAAACACGTTCCTATCCGCGGCGGGTGAAGACGGAAGCCGGCGAAATCGAATTCCGCCTGATGAGCCGCACCGACGAAGCCGCCGTGCTTGCCTTTGCCAAGGCATTGCCGACCCATGATCTGTTGTTCCTGCCGCGCAATATCAGCCAGCCGAAGGTGCTGTCGGCCTGGATCAGCGAGATCGAGGCCGGCGATATCACGAGCCTGCTGGCGCTGAAGGGCGGTGCGGTGGTCGGCTGCGGCACGCTGGTGAAGGATTCCCGCTCCTGGTCGCCGCATGTCGGCGAGATCCGGATGGTGGTGTCGCTCGATGTGCGCGGGATGGGAGTGGGCAGGGCGCTGTCGCAGGAGACATTCGCGCTCGCGCTCGGCTCAGGTCTGGAGAAGCTGTCGGTCCAGATGACGGTCGACCAGCGGGCGGCGATTGCGCTGTTCGAAAGCCTGGGGTTCAAGGCCGAAGCCCTGCTGCGGGACCACGTCCGGGACGTGGACGGCCGGAAGCACGACATTGTCGTCTTGGGGCACAATGTGGCGCAGGTACGGGCACAAATGGAGGCCTACGGGCTTCCGGGGGCCGTAACGCCTTCTGGGTAG
- a CDS encoding bifunctional alpha/beta hydrolase/OsmC family protein has product MPTERFQFPGSGGQLAAALDTPEGPIHAYALFAHCFTCGKDVLAAKRIAVALAAKNIAVLRFDFTGLGSSEGDFANSTFSSNVADLVRAADHLRKVHKAPALLIGHSLGGAAILAAAGQIPEATAVVTIGAPSDPTHVTGQFADSIDKIRKEGQAEVSLAGRPFTIKREFLDDVAEHSLMEHITKLHKALLVMHAPTDDTVGIDNATRIFVTARHPKSFVSLSGADHLLSDRRDAAYVADVISAWASRYLDARTADDKASEAPREVVVRETRNGKFQQMVSVGPHQLLADEPVAAGGDDTGLAPYDLLLAGLGACTSMTMRLYADRKALPLERTTVTLRHNKIHAEDCAECETKAGMLDQIERVITMEGALDAEQRKRLLEIADKCPVHRTLTSEVRILTSATD; this is encoded by the coding sequence ATGCCAACCGAACGCTTTCAATTCCCGGGTTCGGGGGGCCAACTAGCCGCCGCGCTGGATACCCCGGAGGGGCCAATCCATGCCTATGCGTTGTTTGCGCATTGCTTCACCTGCGGCAAGGACGTGCTGGCGGCCAAGCGGATCGCGGTTGCGCTCGCCGCCAAGAACATCGCCGTGCTGCGCTTCGACTTCACGGGTCTCGGCTCGAGCGAAGGCGATTTCGCCAATTCGACGTTCTCTTCCAATGTCGCCGATCTCGTGCGCGCCGCCGACCACTTGCGCAAAGTCCACAAAGCGCCCGCACTTCTGATCGGCCACAGTCTCGGCGGCGCTGCGATCCTGGCCGCTGCTGGCCAGATTCCGGAGGCCACGGCGGTCGTGACCATCGGTGCGCCGTCCGATCCGACCCATGTCACCGGCCAGTTTGCCGATTCAATCGATAAAATCCGTAAAGAAGGCCAGGCCGAAGTATCACTCGCCGGCCGGCCCTTCACCATCAAGCGCGAATTCCTCGACGACGTCGCCGAGCACAGCCTGATGGAACACATCACAAAGCTGCACAAAGCATTGCTCGTGATGCACGCGCCGACCGATGACACCGTCGGCATTGACAATGCGACCCGCATTTTTGTCACGGCCAGGCACCCCAAGAGCTTCGTCTCGCTTTCGGGTGCGGATCACCTGCTGAGCGACCGGCGCGACGCCGCCTACGTCGCCGATGTCATCTCCGCCTGGGCGTCGCGCTATCTCGATGCCAGGACGGCGGACGACAAGGCGAGCGAAGCGCCACGCGAGGTCGTGGTACGCGAAACCCGCAATGGTAAATTCCAGCAAATGGTTTCCGTCGGCCCGCATCAACTGCTCGCCGACGAGCCGGTCGCCGCCGGAGGCGACGATACCGGGCTTGCCCCCTACGATTTACTGCTGGCGGGTCTGGGCGCCTGCACGTCGATGACGATGCGGCTTTATGCGGATCGCAAGGCGCTGCCGCTGGAACGAACAACGGTCACGCTCAGGCACAACAAGATTCACGCCGAAGACTGCGCCGAGTGCGAAACCAAGGCCGGCATGCTCGACCAGATCGAGCGGGTGATCACCATGGAAGGCGCGCTGGACGCCGAGCAGCGCAAGAGACTGCTGGAGATCGCCGACAAGTGCCCGGTGCACCGTACCTTGACGTCGGAAGTGCGGATCCTCACCAGCGCGACGGATTAG
- a CDS encoding amidase: MPSDQALLRSTACAIVDRLNSGEVTPLDLLDALERRIAEVDGKTNALPILCFDRARASAKALMQKPPGERGLLAGLPVPIKDLTDVAGVKTTQGSPIFKDTIAKQSDIVVELLESNGAVVYAKSNTPEFGAGAHTFNEVFGATRNPWDPSRSASGSSGGSAVALATGTAWLAHGTDMGGSLRNPASFCGVVGLRPSIGRVPHSPAFKIDRNLTVHGPMARNVEDIALMLDAMSGEHPADPLSLPRLPASFLSAARSGKKPKRVAYSPDFGITPVDPEVAAITRKAASRFAEAGVIVEEAHPDLREAHECFHVLRAFDFAITKAELLRTKREYLKPEVIWNIEEGLKLSVEKLERAEAQRIALAMRTLEFFKTYDLLLSPATIVAPFPIENRYVAECAGKKFDNYVEWLGIVYAITLACCPALSLPCGFTASGLPVGLQMVAAPRGEAPLLAGARILEDILGVRDTTPIDPRPAPQ; this comes from the coding sequence ATGCCATCGGATCAGGCACTTCTAAGGTCAACGGCATGCGCCATCGTCGACCGGCTCAATTCCGGAGAGGTCACGCCGCTGGACCTGCTCGACGCGCTGGAGCGCCGCATCGCCGAGGTCGACGGCAAGACCAATGCGCTGCCGATCCTTTGCTTCGATCGGGCACGAGCGAGTGCCAAAGCGCTGATGCAAAAACCACCGGGCGAACGTGGCCTGCTCGCTGGACTTCCGGTCCCGATCAAGGACCTCACCGACGTCGCGGGCGTGAAGACTACGCAAGGGTCGCCGATCTTCAAGGATACGATCGCCAAGCAATCGGACATCGTCGTTGAACTGCTCGAGAGCAACGGCGCCGTCGTTTACGCGAAATCCAACACGCCGGAATTCGGCGCCGGCGCCCATACCTTCAACGAAGTATTCGGCGCGACGCGCAACCCCTGGGACCCGTCGCGTTCCGCTTCGGGGTCCTCCGGCGGCTCGGCAGTGGCGCTCGCGACCGGCACGGCATGGCTTGCCCATGGCACGGATATGGGCGGCTCGCTACGCAACCCCGCAAGCTTTTGCGGCGTCGTCGGCCTGCGCCCCAGCATCGGCCGCGTGCCGCACAGCCCCGCCTTCAAGATCGACCGCAACCTGACGGTTCACGGGCCGATGGCACGCAATGTCGAGGACATCGCGCTGATGTTGGACGCGATGAGCGGCGAGCATCCCGCCGACCCGCTATCCCTGCCCCGCCTGCCGGCGTCGTTTTTGTCCGCCGCGCGTTCCGGCAAGAAACCGAAGCGCGTCGCGTATTCGCCCGATTTCGGCATCACGCCGGTCGATCCCGAGGTCGCCGCGATCACCCGCAAGGCAGCCTCTCGTTTCGCCGAGGCCGGTGTGATTGTCGAGGAGGCCCATCCCGATCTGCGCGAGGCCCATGAATGCTTCCATGTACTGCGCGCCTTCGATTTTGCGATCACCAAGGCCGAGCTGTTGCGCACCAAACGCGAATATCTCAAGCCGGAGGTGATCTGGAACATCGAGGAGGGCCTGAAGCTTTCCGTCGAAAAGCTTGAACGCGCGGAAGCCCAGCGTATCGCGCTTGCCATGCGCACGCTCGAATTCTTCAAGACCTACGACCTGCTTCTGTCGCCGGCCACGATCGTCGCACCGTTTCCGATCGAGAATCGCTATGTCGCCGAATGCGCCGGCAAAAAGTTCGACAATTACGTCGAGTGGCTCGGCATCGTGTACGCGATCACGCTCGCCTGCTGTCCGGCGCTGTCGTTGCCGTGTGGATTTACCGCTTCGGGATTGCCGGTCGGATTGCAAATGGTCGCCGCACCGCGCGGCGAAGCGCCATTGCTCGCCGGCGCTAGGATACTGGAGGATATTCTGGGGGTCCGCGATACCACGCCGATCGATCCCAGACCCGCACCGCAATAA
- a CDS encoding YeeE/YedE family protein: MPPDFNIVVGAGLLIGLAYGAVGLLSGFCLLSSLRGWWAEGDSRLIRTFALALAVAVIATQSLAGYGAVDLSKSVYLQPSFSIPLMFGGGLLFGYGMVLANGCGSRALVLLGRGNLRSFVVVIVLGMTAQMTLRGLMAPARIALLQATTTKPAHLTLPELLMAGGGPSARITVALVISAALIVFAFAHAPFRRASGQVAAGIAVGLLVTAGWFATGYLGADEFNPAAVTSLTFIAPVVDAVQYVMLSTGLTLNFGIAMVFGVFAGSLLTALVTRRFRLEGYTSPQHMLRSIIGAALMGSGGAMALGCSIGQGLTGISTLALSSFVAVAGILLGTAAGLRGALRVQPLEASGAPR; encoded by the coding sequence ATGCCGCCGGACTTCAACATCGTCGTTGGCGCAGGCCTGTTGATCGGGCTTGCTTATGGCGCTGTCGGGCTCCTGAGCGGCTTTTGCCTGTTGAGCAGCCTGCGCGGCTGGTGGGCGGAAGGCGACAGCCGTCTGATCCGGACCTTTGCGCTTGCGCTTGCGGTTGCGGTCATCGCGACGCAGTCGCTCGCGGGATACGGCGCCGTCGATCTTTCCAAATCGGTCTATCTCCAGCCGTCGTTCTCTATTCCGCTGATGTTCGGCGGCGGCCTGTTGTTCGGTTACGGCATGGTGCTCGCAAACGGCTGCGGCTCACGCGCGCTGGTGCTGCTCGGCCGCGGTAACCTGCGCTCGTTTGTCGTCGTCATCGTGCTTGGCATGACAGCGCAAATGACATTGCGCGGATTGATGGCGCCCGCGCGGATCGCACTGTTGCAGGCGACGACGACCAAGCCGGCCCACCTGACGCTGCCGGAGTTGCTGATGGCCGGCGGCGGGCCTTCGGCGCGGATCACGGTTGCTTTGGTGATTTCGGCGGCCTTGATCGTCTTCGCCTTTGCGCATGCGCCGTTCCGGCGCGCAAGCGGGCAGGTCGCCGCGGGGATTGCGGTCGGCCTCCTGGTAACCGCGGGCTGGTTTGCAACCGGTTATCTCGGCGCGGACGAGTTCAACCCCGCGGCCGTCACTTCGCTCACCTTCATCGCGCCGGTCGTCGACGCCGTGCAATATGTGATGCTGTCGACCGGGCTGACGCTCAACTTCGGCATCGCGATGGTGTTTGGCGTATTCGCCGGCAGCCTGCTGACGGCGCTTGTGACACGGCGCTTTCGCCTCGAAGGCTATACGTCGCCGCAGCACATGCTTCGCTCGATCATCGGCGCCGCGTTGATGGGATCGGGCGGCGCGATGGCGCTGGGTTGTTCGATCGGGCAGGGGCTGACGGGGATTTCGACGCTGGCGCTCTCTTCGTTCGTCGCGGTAGCAGGCATCCTGCTGGGCACAGCCGCCGGCCTGCGTGGCGCGCTTCGCGTTCAACCACTGGAAGCCTCAGGTGCCCCGCGCTAA
- a CDS encoding esterase/lipase family protein translates to MSATAQTLRPPSKTLMFLEGRAIHEFGAFLGALPLLSLAPRGDGHPVLVLPGLMASDVSTRPLRSFLQNKGYIVSGWEQGRNLGLRHGVQDGMVDLVRELSDRHRRKISLVGWSLGGLYARQLAKMMPDRVRSVITLGSPFAGHPKATNAWRVYEMASGRRAEEDHRFGGSLSDPPPLPTTAIFSRTDGICAWQGCKEKSSAMAESIEVESSHCGMGHHPAVVYAVADRLAQAEGQWMPFDRSGWRSLIFPDPNR, encoded by the coding sequence ATGTCAGCGACCGCCCAAACGCTGCGCCCGCCGTCGAAAACCCTGATGTTTCTCGAGGGACGGGCGATCCACGAGTTTGGCGCGTTCCTCGGCGCCTTGCCGCTGTTGAGCCTGGCGCCGCGCGGCGACGGGCATCCGGTGCTCGTGCTTCCCGGCCTGATGGCGTCCGATGTTTCCACCCGGCCGCTCCGCAGTTTCCTGCAAAACAAGGGCTACATCGTCAGCGGCTGGGAGCAGGGCCGCAACCTCGGCCTGCGCCATGGGGTGCAGGACGGGATGGTCGATCTGGTGCGCGAACTCAGCGATCGGCATCGTCGCAAGATCAGCCTGGTCGGCTGGAGCCTCGGCGGCCTCTATGCGCGTCAACTCGCCAAGATGATGCCCGACCGGGTGCGCTCGGTGATCACGCTCGGCAGTCCGTTCGCCGGTCACCCCAAAGCCACCAACGCCTGGCGCGTCTATGAGATGGCCAGCGGCCGGCGCGCCGAAGAAGACCATCGTTTTGGCGGATCGCTGTCGGACCCGCCGCCCTTGCCGACCACTGCGATCTTTAGCCGGACCGACGGCATCTGCGCCTGGCAAGGCTGCAAGGAAAAGTCGTCGGCGATGGCCGAAAGCATCGAGGTCGAGAGCAGCCATTGCGGCATGGGCCATCATCCGGCCGTCGTCTACGCGGTCGCCGATCGCCTCGCACAGGCCGAAGGGCAATGGATGCCGTTCGACCGCTCGGGCTGGCGCAGCCTGATCTTTCCGGATCCGAACCGCTAA
- a CDS encoding MFS transporter: MTEQAATANADDHLDIHDVERRVKAIFIGSVGNLVEWYDFYAYTAFALYFAPAFFPNSDPVVQQLNAAVLFAATFLVRPLGGWLFGYLADHHGRRLSLTLSVVCMCFGSLIIAVTPTYASIGLAAPAILALARVIEGLSLGGEYGASATYLSEVADAKHRGFYSSFQYVTLIGGQLTAIIVLLLLQKVFLTADELKAWGWRIPFVIGAMLAIVAAVMRRNLQETEAFEEAKKVVKPTGSILGLLQYPRELLLVVGLTAGGTAAFYTFTTYMQTFVRQSVGLTEDQTTTVIFGSLIFATILQPIYGAISDRVGRKPVLVFFGIVGTLATVPILTELKGSKSPWMAFLLICGAWIFTAGYTSINAVVKAELFPTKIRALGVGLPYSITVSIFGGTAPAVALYFKTVGHEEWFYYYLSGIIFLSLIIYSTMRDTKHESAMHRHE, from the coding sequence GTGACCGAGCAAGCTGCAACTGCGAACGCAGACGACCATCTCGATATTCATGACGTCGAACGTCGGGTAAAGGCGATCTTCATCGGTTCCGTCGGCAATCTCGTCGAGTGGTATGACTTCTACGCCTATACCGCGTTCGCTTTGTATTTCGCGCCGGCGTTCTTCCCGAACAGCGATCCCGTGGTGCAGCAGCTCAACGCCGCCGTGCTGTTTGCCGCAACCTTCCTGGTTCGCCCGCTCGGCGGCTGGCTGTTTGGTTATCTCGCCGACCATCATGGCCGCAGGTTGTCGCTGACGCTGTCGGTCGTCTGCATGTGCTTCGGATCGCTGATCATCGCGGTGACGCCGACCTACGCTTCGATCGGTTTGGCGGCGCCTGCGATCCTGGCGCTGGCGCGCGTGATCGAAGGATTGAGCCTTGGTGGCGAATACGGCGCCAGCGCCACCTATCTCAGCGAGGTTGCCGACGCCAAGCACCGCGGATTTTACTCGAGCTTCCAGTATGTCACGCTGATCGGCGGACAGTTGACGGCGATCATAGTGCTTCTGCTGTTGCAGAAGGTGTTCCTTACCGCCGACGAGTTGAAGGCCTGGGGCTGGCGGATTCCGTTCGTGATCGGCGCGATGCTCGCGATCGTCGCCGCGGTCATGCGCCGCAACCTGCAAGAGACCGAGGCGTTCGAGGAAGCCAAGAAGGTCGTGAAGCCGACCGGTTCGATCCTTGGCCTGTTGCAATATCCCCGCGAGCTTCTGCTCGTGGTCGGACTGACGGCCGGCGGCACGGCGGCCTTCTACACCTTCACGACCTACATGCAGACGTTCGTAAGGCAGTCGGTCGGCCTCACCGAAGACCAGACCACGACCGTGATCTTCGGCTCGTTGATCTTTGCGACCATCCTGCAACCGATCTACGGCGCGATCTCGGACCGGGTCGGCCGCAAGCCGGTTCTGGTGTTTTTCGGCATCGTCGGCACGCTCGCCACCGTGCCGATCCTGACCGAACTGAAGGGCAGCAAATCGCCGTGGATGGCATTCCTCCTGATCTGCGGCGCCTGGATCTTCACGGCGGGCTATACGTCGATCAACGCTGTCGTGAAGGCCGAGCTGTTTCCAACCAAGATTCGCGCGCTCGGCGTCGGCCTGCCCTATTCGATCACGGTCTCGATCTTCGGCGGCACCGCGCCGGCCGTCGCACTCTACTTCAAGACGGTGGGCCATGAGGAATGGTTCTACTATTATCTCTCCGGCATCATCTTCCTGTCGCTGATCATTTACTCGACCATGCGAGACACCAAGCATGAATCGGCGATGCATCGCCACGAATAG
- a CDS encoding phasin, with amino-acid sequence MTTETNTVFNTFKDAFAPVTEAFKNFQNLEVPEAAREFVKKQAETAKERAADFYAGSEKASEVLESAVTGSVSEVAKIGRNIQQAIYQDAEAFFAGVDKLASAKSINEAVQIQSDLLRAHGETLVSRAKASTEYLGKLVTEGAKSAQDNFAKVYNKTA; translated from the coding sequence ATGACCACCGAAACCAATACCGTGTTCAACACCTTCAAAGACGCCTTCGCCCCCGTGACCGAAGCCTTCAAGAACTTCCAGAACCTGGAAGTGCCGGAAGCTGCCCGCGAATTCGTGAAGAAGCAGGCCGAGACCGCCAAGGAGCGTGCTGCCGACTTCTACGCCGGTTCGGAGAAGGCCTCCGAGGTTCTCGAGTCCGCTGTGACCGGTTCGGTCAGCGAAGTCGCCAAGATCGGCCGCAACATTCAACAGGCGATCTACCAGGATGCCGAGGCGTTCTTCGCTGGCGTCGACAAGCTCGCTTCGGCGAAGTCGATCAACGAAGCCGTCCAGATCCAGTCGGACTTGCTGCGTGCCCATGGTGAGACCCTGGTCTCGCGCGCCAAGGCGTCGACCGAGTATCTCGGCAAGCTCGTGACCGAAGGTGCGAAATCCGCGCAGGACAACTTCGCGAAGGTCTACAACAAGACTGCCTGA
- a CDS encoding quinone oxidoreductase family protein, translated as MLSENKKSAVEARCVRLNAKVATSAEVAPAVERQLLSRGDGEVLIEIKAAAVNPSDIKAATGLMPYAVFPRTSGRDYAGVVIEGPSSMIGREVFGSSGDLGIRRDGTHASHLAVEADAVVEKPKNLSWAETAGIGVPFVTAIEGFRRAGMPERQETVVIFGVTGKVGQAAVQIATWRGARVIGVARKHEAYGGHTNGPVEMIDSSTTDVVARVRELTNGKGANIVFNTVGDPYFQAAHKLLALRGRQILISAIDRIVQFNILEFYRGQHSYFGIDSLGLPSIPTGAVLRELVPGFLSEHLKPFPIKPAAIYPLEDAKAAFLAVAGSSRDRIILRP; from the coding sequence ATGCTGTCAGAGAACAAGAAAAGCGCCGTCGAAGCGCGGTGCGTCCGGCTGAATGCCAAGGTCGCGACGTCGGCCGAGGTGGCCCCGGCCGTCGAGCGGCAACTGCTGTCGCGCGGTGACGGAGAGGTGCTGATCGAGATCAAGGCCGCCGCCGTCAATCCCTCCGACATCAAGGCGGCGACCGGACTGATGCCGTACGCGGTGTTCCCGCGAACCTCGGGCCGCGACTATGCCGGCGTCGTGATCGAGGGGCCGTCCAGCATGATCGGCCGTGAAGTGTTCGGCTCCTCCGGCGATCTCGGCATTCGCCGGGACGGCACCCATGCCTCGCATCTTGCCGTCGAGGCCGATGCGGTGGTGGAAAAGCCAAAGAACCTGTCATGGGCCGAAACCGCCGGGATCGGCGTGCCGTTCGTGACGGCGATCGAAGGCTTTCGCCGCGCCGGGATGCCGGAGCGCCAGGAGACTGTGGTTATCTTCGGTGTGACCGGCAAGGTCGGCCAGGCCGCGGTGCAGATCGCGACGTGGCGCGGCGCGCGCGTGATTGGCGTAGCACGCAAGCACGAAGCGTATGGCGGCCATACCAACGGGCCCGTCGAGATGATCGACTCCTCGACGACCGACGTGGTGGCGCGCGTACGCGAACTGACGAACGGCAAGGGCGCCAACATCGTGTTCAACACGGTCGGCGATCCCTATTTCCAGGCCGCGCACAAATTGCTGGCGCTGCGCGGGCGGCAGATCCTGATCTCCGCCATCGACCGCATCGTGCAGTTCAATATTCTCGAGTTCTATCGCGGCCAGCACTCCTATTTCGGCATAGATTCGCTCGGACTGCCGTCCATCCCGACGGGAGCCGTGCTTCGCGAATTGGTGCCGGGCTTTCTCAGCGAACATCTTAAGCCGTTTCCGATCAAGCCGGCGGCGATCTACCCGCTCGAAGACGCGAAGGCAGCGTTTCTCGCGGTTGCAGGTTCGTCGCGTGACCGAATCATTCTGCGGCCATAA
- a CDS encoding alpha/beta fold hydrolase, protein MTAAGPDLAGLDLASIPARIQTEVERAIQRSIKGVEYMSSAGPSLGSTPKDILSSRGTMNLYHYRPVADEIYRVPILIVMATTNRGYILDMVPGQSFIEFLLKRGYDVYMLDWTAPKPEEKSLRMEDYVLDFIPHCVEQVQRDSGENDVTVIGYCFGGVLSLLYGSIFADGPMKNLICFTTPVDFREMKLFQNFSDRRYFDVDHLVDSVGNVPPEMILSSFEMLRPASRAASQVQLWENIWNDEFVKSYRMFDRWATDTLPLAGEYFRAITKDLMWDNKLYNDTMTVGGRKVDIADIKVPILHAVAEHDHIVPYDAAKHLIAKIGSVDKEEVILKGGHVSLVAGANAVRRLWPKLDSWLCERST, encoded by the coding sequence ATGACGGCCGCCGGCCCGGATCTGGCAGGTCTCGATCTTGCTTCGATCCCGGCGCGGATTCAGACCGAGGTCGAGCGCGCGATTCAACGCAGCATCAAGGGCGTCGAATATATGTCGAGCGCGGGGCCCTCGCTCGGCTCGACACCGAAGGACATTCTAAGCTCCCGTGGCACGATGAATCTCTATCACTATCGGCCGGTCGCGGACGAAATCTACCGCGTGCCAATCCTGATCGTGATGGCGACGACCAATCGCGGCTACATTCTCGACATGGTGCCGGGTCAGAGCTTCATCGAGTTTCTCTTGAAGCGCGGTTATGACGTCTACATGCTGGACTGGACCGCACCGAAGCCTGAAGAGAAGAGCTTGCGGATGGAGGATTACGTCCTCGACTTCATTCCGCATTGCGTGGAGCAGGTGCAGCGCGATTCCGGCGAGAACGATGTCACCGTGATCGGTTATTGTTTCGGCGGCGTGCTGTCGCTGCTTTACGGCTCGATCTTTGCCGACGGTCCGATGAAGAACCTGATCTGCTTCACCACGCCGGTCGACTTCCGCGAGATGAAGCTGTTCCAGAATTTTTCCGATCGCCGCTATTTCGACGTCGATCATCTCGTCGACAGCGTCGGCAATGTGCCGCCCGAGATGATTCTCTCTTCCTTCGAGATGTTGCGCCCGGCCTCGCGCGCCGCGAGCCAGGTGCAGCTATGGGAAAACATCTGGAACGACGAGTTCGTGAAGTCGTACCGGATGTTCGACCGTTGGGCGACCGATACGCTGCCGCTCGCCGGCGAATATTTCCGCGCCATCACCAAGGACCTGATGTGGGACAACAAGCTCTATAACGACACCATGACCGTCGGCGGTCGCAAGGTGGACATCGCCGACATCAAGGTGCCGATCCTGCATGCGGTCGCCGAACACGATCACATCGTGCCCTATGACGCGGCGAAGCACCTGATTGCGAAAATCGGCTCAGTCGACAAGGAGGAGGTGATCCTCAAGGGCGGTCACGTCAGCCTGGTGGCCGGCGCCAATGCGGTCCGGCGGCTGTGGCCCAAACTTGATTCATGGCTATGCGAGAGATCGACATGA